A window from Canis lupus baileyi chromosome 4, mCanLup2.hap1, whole genome shotgun sequence encodes these proteins:
- the TACR2 gene encoding substance-K receptor isoform X1 — translation MGAHAIVTDANISSSLENNTTGITAFSMPGWQLALWATAYLVLVLVAVTGNATVIWIILAHQRMRTVTNYFIVNLALADLCMAAFNAAFNFVYASHNIWYFGRAFCHFQNLFPITAMFVSIYSMTAIAADRYVAIVHPFQPRLSAPGTRAVIAGIWLLALALAFPQCFYSTITMDQGATKCVVVWPEDNGSKMLLLYHLVVIALIYVLPLLVMLLAYSVIGLTLWRREVPRHQVHGASLRHLRAKKKFVKTMVLVVVTFAICWLPYHFYFILGSFQEDIYYHKFIQQVYLALFWLAMSSTMYNPIIYCCLNHRFRSGFRLAFRCCPWVTPTEEDKIELTHTPSLSARINRCHTKETFFMAGETALSPATNGQARGPQDGLPDEP, via the exons ATGGGGGCCCATGCCATTGTGACTGACGCCAACATCTCGTCCAGCCTTGAGAACAACACCACGGGCATCACGGCCTTCTCCATGCCCGGCTGGCAGCTGGCACTGTGGGCCACCGCCTACCTGGTCCTGGTGTTGGTGGCCGTGACGGGCAATGCCACGGTCATCTGGATCATCCTGGCCCATCAAAGAATGCGCACAGTCACCAATTACTTCATCGTCAACCTGGCCCTGGCTGACCTCTGCATGGCCGCCTTCAACGCTGCCTTCAATTTCGTCTACGCCAGCCACAACATCTGGTACTTTGGCCGTGCCTTCTGTCATTTCCAGAACCTCTTCCCCATCACAGCCATGTTCGTCAGCATCTACTCCATGACCGCCATCGCCGCTGACAG GTACGTGGCCATCGTCCACCCCTTCCAGCCCCggctctctgccccaggcaccaGAGCGGTGATTGCTGGCATCTGGCTGCTGGCCCTGGCCCTCGCCTTCCCCCAGTGCTTCTACTCCACCATCACCATGGACCAGGGCGCCACCAAGTGTGTGGTGGTGTGGCCTGAGGACAACGGCAGCAAGATGCTCCTTTT GTACCACCTGGTGGTGATCGCCCTCATCTACGTGCTGCCTCTCTTGGTGATGCTCCTCGCCTACAGTGTCATCGGCCTCACTCTCTGGAGACGCGAGGTTCCCAGGCACCAGGTGCACGGCGCCAGCCTGCGCCACCTGCGAGCCAAGAAGAAG TTTGTGAAGACcatggtgctggtggtggtgacaTTTGCCATCTGCTGGCTGCCCTACCACTTCTACTTCATCCTGGGCAGCTTCCAGGAGGACATCTACTACCACAAGTTCATCCAGCAGGTGTACTTGGCGCTCTTCTGGCTGGCCATGAGCTCCACAATGTACAATCCCATCATCTACTGCTGCCTCAACCACAG GTTTCGCTCTGGATTCCGGCTTGCTTTCCGTTGCTGCCCGTGGGTCACGCCAACTGAGGAGGATAAGATTGAGCTGACTCACACTCCATCCCTCTCTGCGAGGATCAACAGGTGCCACACTAAAGAGACTTTCTTCATGGCTGGGGAGACTGCCCTTTCTCCGGCTACCAATGGGCAGGCCAGGGGTCCCCAAGATGGGTTACCTGATGAACCCTGA
- the TACR2 gene encoding substance-K receptor isoform X2, which yields MGAHAIVTDANISSSLENNTTGITAFSMPGWQLALWATAYLVLVLVAVTGNATVIWIILAHQRMRTVTNYFIVNLALADLCMAAFNAAFNFVYASHNIWYFGRAFCHFQNLFPITAMFVSIYSMTAIAADRYHLVVIALIYVLPLLVMLLAYSVIGLTLWRREVPRHQVHGASLRHLRAKKKFVKTMVLVVVTFAICWLPYHFYFILGSFQEDIYYHKFIQQVYLALFWLAMSSTMYNPIIYCCLNHRFRSGFRLAFRCCPWVTPTEEDKIELTHTPSLSARINRCHTKETFFMAGETALSPATNGQARGPQDGLPDEP from the exons ATGGGGGCCCATGCCATTGTGACTGACGCCAACATCTCGTCCAGCCTTGAGAACAACACCACGGGCATCACGGCCTTCTCCATGCCCGGCTGGCAGCTGGCACTGTGGGCCACCGCCTACCTGGTCCTGGTGTTGGTGGCCGTGACGGGCAATGCCACGGTCATCTGGATCATCCTGGCCCATCAAAGAATGCGCACAGTCACCAATTACTTCATCGTCAACCTGGCCCTGGCTGACCTCTGCATGGCCGCCTTCAACGCTGCCTTCAATTTCGTCTACGCCAGCCACAACATCTGGTACTTTGGCCGTGCCTTCTGTCATTTCCAGAACCTCTTCCCCATCACAGCCATGTTCGTCAGCATCTACTCCATGACCGCCATCGCCGCTGACAG GTACCACCTGGTGGTGATCGCCCTCATCTACGTGCTGCCTCTCTTGGTGATGCTCCTCGCCTACAGTGTCATCGGCCTCACTCTCTGGAGACGCGAGGTTCCCAGGCACCAGGTGCACGGCGCCAGCCTGCGCCACCTGCGAGCCAAGAAGAAG TTTGTGAAGACcatggtgctggtggtggtgacaTTTGCCATCTGCTGGCTGCCCTACCACTTCTACTTCATCCTGGGCAGCTTCCAGGAGGACATCTACTACCACAAGTTCATCCAGCAGGTGTACTTGGCGCTCTTCTGGCTGGCCATGAGCTCCACAATGTACAATCCCATCATCTACTGCTGCCTCAACCACAG GTTTCGCTCTGGATTCCGGCTTGCTTTCCGTTGCTGCCCGTGGGTCACGCCAACTGAGGAGGATAAGATTGAGCTGACTCACACTCCATCCCTCTCTGCGAGGATCAACAGGTGCCACACTAAAGAGACTTTCTTCATGGCTGGGGAGACTGCCCTTTCTCCGGCTACCAATGGGCAGGCCAGGGGTCCCCAAGATGGGTTACCTGATGAACCCTGA